A single region of the Pseudomonadota bacterium genome encodes:
- a CDS encoding endonuclease/exonuclease/phosphatase family protein, producing MTPLPDGLRLATWNIHSGIGSDERMDMDRVVSVIETIAPDIIGLQEVGWHRSHHSKVDQFAFLREKTGYHVVEGLSRDPLRSQFGNALLTRFPVTSRRWVDLKVLGHPPRAAVAGEIGDKTRQVCAVVTHFGLTPPEREMQARRLLDVFAPETNGSPPTVILGDFNMVRESTRASRLLGEHFSTCVAAPTYPSWRPVLPLDRIYLSAHWKVREARVIDTDAVSNVSDHLPLVADVELVSQPAEVTAADLPA from the coding sequence ATGACGCCTCTTCCCGACGGCCTGCGCCTAGCGACTTGGAACATTCATTCAGGCATCGGCAGCGACGAGCGCATGGATATGGACCGCGTGGTGTCGGTGATCGAGACGATCGCACCGGACATCATCGGTCTGCAGGAAGTCGGCTGGCACCGGTCACACCATTCAAAGGTCGATCAGTTCGCCTTTTTGCGGGAGAAGACCGGCTATCACGTGGTCGAGGGCCTGTCGCGCGATCCCCTGCGCTCGCAGTTCGGCAACGCGCTCTTGACGCGCTTCCCGGTGACAAGCCGGCGATGGGTCGACCTGAAGGTACTGGGCCACCCGCCCCGCGCCGCGGTCGCCGGCGAGATCGGTGACAAGACGCGGCAGGTCTGCGCCGTCGTCACCCATTTCGGTCTGACACCGCCGGAGCGTGAAATGCAGGCGCGCCGGCTGCTGGATGTCTTTGCGCCCGAGACCAACGGATCCCCGCCCACGGTGATCCTGGGCGACTTCAACATGGTGCGTGAATCGACACGGGCGTCCAGGCTCCTGGGCGAACATTTCTCGACCTGCGTCGCGGCGCCAACCTACCCGTCCTGGCGTCCGGTGCTGCCGCTGGACAGGATCTATCTTTCCGCCCATTGGAAGGTGCGCGAGGCCCGGGTGATCGACACCGATGCGGTCAGCAACGTTTCCGATCACCTTCCGCTTGTCGCCGATGTCGAGCTTGTGTCTCAGCCGGCCGAGGTCACAGCAGCGGACTTGCCAGCCTGA
- a CDS encoding aspartate/glutamate racemase family protein: MIASNSSRGVARLGVVVPVSNTNLEPDMVMLRPDGVSLHFARAGGYDIDEVPDSEQMRKFADATLDEVVDGLKAALADMIVYGCTSATLSHGPAYDRAFVERIEARAGVPATTAASAVVEAARDLGVTKVGFCSPYTEQLNAEAAAFLGACGIEVVSDAYVGEDLGNYGQSALTPDDVLTLACRADSAGAEAIVLSCTDMRAVEAIDALEARLQKPVITSNQALVHTARKHLGLEGRVPGALGATATDKVRAAE, encoded by the coding sequence TGGAGCCGGACATGGTCATGCTGCGGCCCGATGGTGTGTCACTGCATTTCGCGCGCGCCGGCGGTTACGACATCGATGAGGTTCCCGACTCCGAACAGATGCGGAAGTTCGCCGATGCCACGCTGGACGAGGTCGTCGACGGTCTCAAAGCCGCGCTCGCCGACATGATCGTCTATGGCTGCACATCGGCGACCCTGTCGCACGGGCCGGCCTATGACCGGGCCTTTGTCGAACGGATCGAGGCGCGCGCCGGGGTGCCGGCGACGACGGCGGCCAGCGCCGTCGTCGAGGCGGCGCGAGATCTTGGCGTCACGAAGGTCGGCTTCTGCTCGCCCTATACCGAACAGCTTAACGCCGAAGCCGCCGCCTTTCTGGGCGCGTGCGGCATCGAGGTGGTGAGCGATGCCTATGTCGGTGAGGATCTCGGCAACTATGGTCAAAGCGCGCTGACGCCCGATGACGTGTTGACGCTTGCCTGCCGCGCCGACAGCGCGGGTGCCGAAGCCATCGTCCTGTCGTGCACCGATATGCGCGCGGTGGAGGCGATCGACGCCTTGGAGGCCCGCTTGCAAAAGCCGGTCATCACCAGCAACCAGGCACTGGTCCATACGGCGCGGAAGCACCTTGGCCTGGAGGGCCGGGTCCCCGGCGCGCTCGGCGCCACGGCCACCGACAAGGTCCGCGCGGCCGAATAA